A genome region from Lactobacillus sp. ESL0791 includes the following:
- the noc gene encoding nucleoid occlusion protein, whose translation MSIFSSLRHHEEIPKDKQIQDIELSKIKANRFQPRHNFSEDSIRELASTLDKEGLLQPIIIRELGDNYEIVAGERRYRAAKSLGWKTIPAIVNNMGNEQAASLALVENLQREDLNPIDEAQAYDNLLKLNKLTQTDLAQQIGKSQSYVANKMRLLKLSPKVQSYIASGQISPRHGRCLVNLNEQDQGRVLDEILANNLNVQETEKIVKDVPAYFANKAKKEKDREKQEKKSHVVNRIPKDLKVQINTIKHAVKLAKESGIKVKVKENNDPDDYTITIELKRK comes from the coding sequence ATGTCAATTTTTTCTTCTTTACGGCATCATGAGGAGATTCCTAAAGATAAACAAATTCAAGATATCGAATTAAGCAAAATTAAAGCCAACCGGTTTCAGCCGCGGCATAATTTTTCCGAGGATTCGATTAGGGAGCTGGCGTCGACGCTTGACAAGGAAGGCTTGCTTCAGCCGATTATTATTCGTGAATTGGGTGACAACTACGAAATTGTTGCGGGTGAGCGGCGTTATCGTGCAGCCAAAAGTTTGGGCTGGAAAACAATTCCGGCGATCGTTAACAATATGGGTAACGAACAGGCAGCCTCGCTGGCATTAGTTGAGAATCTGCAGCGCGAGGATCTTAACCCGATTGATGAAGCCCAGGCCTATGATAATTTATTGAAGCTAAATAAATTGACACAGACCGATTTGGCACAGCAAATCGGCAAATCGCAGTCCTATGTTGCGAATAAAATGCGTTTGTTAAAATTGTCGCCCAAGGTGCAAAGCTATATAGCGAGCGGACAAATTTCACCGCGGCATGGGCGCTGCCTGGTTAATTTAAATGAACAGGATCAGGGTAGGGTTCTAGACGAGATTTTAGCAAATAACTTGAATGTTCAGGAAACAGAAAAAATTGTCAAGGATGTTCCCGCTTATTTTGCGAACAAGGCTAAGAAAGAAAAAGACCGCGAAAAGCAGGAAAAAAAGAGTCACGTTGTTAACCGGATCCCGAAAGATCTGAAAGTGCAGATCAATACGATTAAGCATGCGGTCAAACTGGCTAAAGAATCCGGCATCAAGGTAAAGGTCAAGGAAAACAATGATCCTGATGATTATACGATTACGATTGAGTTGAAAAGGAAGTAG
- a CDS encoding CvpA family protein yields MIITLIVLAYLALKTYRGWQTGFTKLIVNLVFSAIIFIVAIFLQNPFGNWLYTEFTGQYIQTNLPTSTNLMLFRFLAFFIIFFIGKMLKKMFKSWVPARNPHATGFGTLLDGVLGAIVSFIASYFVVYIMLSMCNSFQNNWFIQQTLDSSFLQFIIYNTPGLSNGIFNSLFSISRTAA; encoded by the coding sequence ATGATTATTACCCTTATTGTTTTGGCCTACCTTGCCCTTAAAACTTACCGCGGCTGGCAGACTGGTTTCACCAAATTGATTGTCAATCTGGTTTTTTCGGCAATTATTTTTATTGTGGCCATCTTCCTGCAAAATCCGTTTGGTAATTGGCTGTATACCGAATTCACCGGCCAATACATTCAGACAAACCTGCCAACCAGCACCAACTTAATGCTATTCCGCTTCTTGGCCTTCTTCATCATTTTTTTCATCGGCAAGATGCTCAAAAAAATGTTTAAGAGCTGGGTACCGGCTAGAAATCCGCACGCCACAGGTTTTGGCACGCTGCTTGACGGGGTTTTAGGAGCAATTGTCTCATTTATTGCCAGCTACTTCGTGGTCTACATTATGCTGTCAATGTGCAATTCTTTCCAAAATAACTGGTTTATCCAGCAAACACTTGACTCTTCATTTTTGCAGTTTATCATCTATAATACACCGGGCCTATCCAACGGAATCTTCAACAGCCTGTTCAGCATCAGCCGGACGGCGGCATAA
- a CDS encoding ParB/RepB/Spo0J family partition protein yields the protein MTRNSKSKSPKKKSGLGRGLEALFEDEPQLEQADEEIQEISLAEIRPNPYQPRKKFDDKTLKELSDSIKENGVFQPIIVRKSVNGYEIIAGERRYRASKMAKKETIPAIVRDFDESQMMEVAVLENLQREDLTPLEEAQAYEMLQKNLGLTQEEVSKRMGKSRPYIANYLRLLTLPSKTKRLLQHGDLSMGQARTLLGLKDKEKIDDLAKQVVKEGLPVRKVEALVAAMNADKPQKKTIRKSPFIRASESQLADKFGTNVNISETKKGKGHLSIGFDSVADLNKILAILGVDLDE from the coding sequence ATGACAAGAAACTCAAAAAGTAAAAGTCCCAAAAAGAAAAGCGGTCTAGGTCGCGGCCTGGAAGCCCTATTTGAAGATGAACCGCAGCTTGAGCAAGCCGATGAAGAAATCCAGGAAATTTCTTTGGCAGAAATCCGGCCCAATCCCTATCAGCCGCGGAAGAAGTTTGATGATAAGACCCTAAAAGAATTATCCGATTCAATTAAAGAAAACGGGGTTTTTCAGCCGATTATTGTCCGCAAGTCGGTTAATGGCTACGAAATTATCGCTGGTGAGCGGCGTTACCGTGCTTCCAAGATGGCAAAGAAAGAGACCATACCAGCAATTGTCCGTGATTTCGACGAAAGCCAGATGATGGAAGTTGCCGTCCTGGAAAACCTGCAGCGTGAGGATTTGACACCTTTGGAAGAAGCCCAAGCCTATGAAATGCTGCAGAAAAATCTGGGCTTAACCCAGGAAGAAGTTTCCAAACGCATGGGCAAGTCCCGGCCCTATATTGCTAATTACCTGCGGCTATTGACACTGCCTTCCAAAACCAAGCGGCTTTTGCAGCATGGTGATTTGTCGATGGGGCAGGCGCGGACACTGCTTGGCCTGAAAGATAAAGAAAAAATTGATGATCTTGCCAAGCAGGTGGTTAAGGAAGGACTGCCTGTGCGCAAGGTCGAAGCACTGGTTGCGGCAATGAATGCGGATAAGCCGCAGAAGAAAACTATTCGCAAGTCGCCGTTTATTCGGGCCAGTGAAAGTCAGCTGGCGGACAAATTTGGTACCAATGTGAATATTTCCGAAACCAAGAAGGGTAAGGGCCACCTGTCGATTGGTTTTGATTCGGTCGCTGACCTGAACAAGATTCTTGCTATCCTAGGTGTTGATTTAGATGAATAA
- the rsmG gene encoding 16S rRNA (guanine(527)-N(7))-methyltransferase RsmG: MNPEQFIQELAKHNWQLRQEQKEQFKLYFKDLVAANEHVNLTRITAEDDVYLKHFFDSITPLLAFRDVFTKNATLCDVGAGAGFPSIPLKILLPDLQVTIIDSLGKRLTFLKELVAKLNLTGITLVHGRAEDVGQNKTYREHFDIVTARAVANMATLSEYCLPFTKKNGNFIALKGPKADAELKDSQKAISVLGGKVLAVKELQLPHASEERTLILIKKVKATPKKYPRQAGTPNRKPIH, from the coding sequence ATGAATCCGGAACAGTTTATCCAAGAACTAGCAAAACATAATTGGCAATTAAGACAAGAGCAAAAAGAACAATTTAAACTTTATTTTAAGGATTTAGTTGCTGCTAATGAGCACGTTAACCTCACGCGCATCACTGCGGAAGACGATGTTTATTTAAAGCATTTTTTTGATAGTATAACACCGCTGCTGGCTTTTCGGGATGTGTTTACGAAAAACGCAACTTTGTGTGATGTTGGTGCGGGTGCCGGCTTTCCGTCTATTCCTTTGAAAATTCTGCTGCCGGATTTGCAGGTGACAATTATTGATTCTTTGGGTAAGCGGCTGACTTTTTTAAAGGAATTAGTTGCTAAGCTGAACCTGACTGGCATTACCCTAGTTCATGGCCGCGCCGAAGATGTCGGCCAAAATAAAACTTACCGGGAACATTTTGATATTGTGACGGCACGCGCTGTTGCCAACATGGCCACACTGAGCGAATACTGCTTGCCCTTTACCAAAAAAAATGGCAATTTTATTGCCCTTAAGGGTCCTAAGGCCGATGCGGAGCTAAAGGACAGCCAAAAAGCAATTTCGGTTTTGGGCGGCAAGGTTCTGGCAGTTAAAGAACTGCAGCTGCCGCATGCTTCTGAAGAACGCACGTTAATTTTAATTAAAAAAGTAAAAGCAACACCAAAAAAATATCCACGTCAGGCCGGGACACCCAACCGCAAGCCAATACATTAA
- a CDS encoding ABC transporter ATP-binding protein, with amino-acid sequence MDNAVENKKVNMKGKHVPTLWRLLKLIVSTSPWMLIVSMISVVLAAGASVAGSLFIEKLINNYITPLTKEAHPNFGPLLGALEIMFGVYAIGFISNYLFSVLMSVLAQKVQYRVRNEMFIHMESLPISYFDQNDYGDIMSRYTNDIDTLMQMISQSIPQFMNSLLNIVFVMAAMLSLSWQLTIFSLIVFALSLGIVKVLTVKSSHYFQLQQKEIGQVNGYNEEMLNGLKVIKVFSHEPDVEADFDKYNESLRVVSGNAHMYSTILFPIMGNMGNLLYVLIAVIGGAAAINRWAPLSLGVIGAFLQLSKQFAMPIAQISQQLNSIVMALAGAKRIFDLEDQPVEIDNGDVTISKDQNVKGTWNWNVPQKDGSVKKVTVKGHIVFDHVNFSYDHHKQILHHISLDAKPGMKVALVGETGAGKTTISNMINRFYEIDSGKITYDGIPISRIKKDDLRQSLSIVLQDTHMFTGTIMDNIRFGNPEASDDDVYQAARLAHADEFIHQLDDGYETIIDGEGGDLSQGQMQLLSIARAMIADEPVMILDEATSSIDTQTEKMVQAGMDNLLAGRTSFVIAHRLSTIVNADLILVLDHGHIIEAGNHDQLLAKKGYYYELYTGKKEIQ; translated from the coding sequence TTGGATAACGCAGTAGAAAATAAAAAAGTAAACATGAAAGGTAAGCACGTCCCAACCTTGTGGCGTTTGCTGAAGCTGATTGTTAGTACCAGCCCGTGGATGCTGATTGTTTCAATGATTTCGGTTGTTTTGGCAGCCGGTGCCAGTGTTGCTGGCTCGCTTTTTATTGAAAAACTGATTAATAACTACATTACACCGTTAACTAAGGAAGCCCACCCGAATTTTGGCCCGCTTCTTGGTGCACTTGAGATAATGTTTGGCGTTTATGCGATTGGCTTTATCTCTAATTATTTGTTTTCTGTTTTAATGAGTGTCCTGGCGCAAAAAGTGCAGTATCGTGTCAGAAATGAAATGTTTATTCACATGGAAAGTCTGCCGATTTCGTACTTTGACCAAAATGATTACGGCGATATCATGAGCCGTTACACCAACGATATCGACACGTTGATGCAGATGATTTCCCAGTCAATTCCGCAGTTCATGAACTCGCTGTTAAACATTGTCTTTGTAATGGCGGCAATGCTTAGCCTGTCTTGGCAGCTGACAATTTTTTCATTAATTGTCTTTGCCCTGTCACTGGGAATTGTTAAGGTTTTAACCGTTAAGTCCAGCCACTACTTCCAATTACAGCAAAAGGAAATTGGTCAGGTTAACGGTTATAACGAAGAAATGCTTAATGGCCTGAAAGTCATTAAGGTCTTCAGTCATGAACCAGATGTTGAAGCTGATTTTGATAAGTACAATGAGTCGTTGCGTGTCGTTTCCGGCAATGCTCACATGTATTCCACAATTTTGTTCCCGATTATGGGCAATATGGGGAATCTGTTATACGTATTGATTGCAGTCATCGGCGGTGCAGCAGCCATTAACCGCTGGGCCCCACTATCGCTAGGAGTTATCGGCGCCTTTTTGCAGCTGTCGAAGCAGTTTGCAATGCCGATTGCCCAAATTTCGCAGCAGTTGAACTCGATTGTAATGGCTTTAGCCGGTGCGAAACGAATCTTTGATTTGGAAGACCAACCGGTCGAGATTGATAACGGCGACGTAACGATTTCCAAGGACCAAAATGTCAAGGGAACTTGGAACTGGAATGTTCCGCAAAAAGACGGTTCGGTCAAAAAAGTTACAGTTAAGGGTCACATTGTGTTTGATCATGTTAACTTCAGCTATGATCACCATAAGCAGATTTTGCACCATATTTCGCTTGATGCTAAACCGGGAATGAAGGTGGCGCTGGTTGGTGAAACTGGTGCCGGTAAGACGACCATTTCCAACATGATCAACCGCTTCTACGAAATTGATTCGGGAAAGATCACCTACGATGGTATTCCGATTAGCCGCATTAAAAAAGATGACCTGCGCCAGTCTTTGTCGATTGTTTTGCAGGATACGCACATGTTTACCGGGACGATTATGGATAATATTCGCTTTGGTAATCCTGAGGCAAGTGATGACGATGTTTACCAGGCAGCGCGCTTGGCCCACGCCGATGAATTTATTCACCAGCTTGATGATGGTTATGAGACAATTATCGATGGTGAAGGCGGCGACCTGTCACAGGGACAGATGCAGCTGCTCAGTATTGCACGGGCAATGATTGCCGATGAGCCGGTCATGATTTTGGATGAAGCAACTTCCAGCATCGATACCCAAACCGAAAAAATGGTTCAGGCCGGGATGGACAACCTGCTGGCCGGTCGGACAAGTTTTGTGATTGCCCACCGTCTGTCAACGATTGTCAATGCCGATTTGATTTTGGTGCTTGATCACGGTCACATTATCGAAGCGGGTAACCATGACCAATTGCTGGCCAAGAAGGGCTACTATTACGAGCTTTATACCGGGAAGAAAGAAATTCAATAA
- a CDS encoding DUF1129 family protein, which yields MAEEKKEETTSKVDVDEQEKLKNKTAVVNKDEEIKHMTAKELRPMLSNKNSDYVFRLQKELEEQGQMSSEEAAQKVDAHLNEIIIAQHHGQPAGTFYNMSPKLKAAAILKPKEIGPEDIPTWQYVVDSALLYVAIFVGIFGVIGLFQTGKQAYNSQMGILSLVSVGAIIGWFTVKYNDWILPATSDKSKKIPWGRVIVSMLALVVVLFAWLGLLSIPAVQVINPILPGIDNIIVAAAAYGIRWLFRRHYHIRWSTFTRTTSSK from the coding sequence ATGGCTGAAGAGAAAAAAGAAGAAACCACTTCTAAAGTTGATGTTGATGAACAGGAAAAGTTAAAGAATAAGACCGCAGTCGTCAATAAAGACGAAGAAATAAAGCACATGACCGCCAAAGAACTCCGGCCAATGCTCAGCAATAAAAATTCCGACTATGTTTTCCGTCTGCAAAAAGAGCTGGAGGAACAGGGCCAGATGTCCAGTGAAGAAGCTGCCCAAAAAGTTGATGCACACTTAAATGAAATTATTATTGCTCAGCATCACGGACAGCCAGCCGGCACCTTCTATAATATGTCGCCCAAGTTAAAGGCGGCAGCAATCCTTAAACCAAAAGAAATTGGTCCGGAAGACATTCCCACTTGGCAGTATGTTGTTGACAGTGCTCTTCTTTACGTTGCGATCTTTGTCGGGATTTTTGGAGTAATCGGCTTGTTCCAAACCGGCAAGCAGGCGTATAACTCGCAGATGGGTATTCTTAGCCTGGTCAGTGTCGGGGCAATTATTGGCTGGTTTACGGTTAAATATAATGATTGGATTTTGCCGGCCACTTCTGATAAGAGCAAGAAGATTCCGTGGGGCCGGGTGATTGTCAGCATGCTGGCTCTGGTAGTTGTCCTGTTTGCCTGGCTTGGTCTGCTTTCGATTCCTGCGGTACAGGTGATCAACCCAATTTTGCCGGGAATTGATAATATTATTGTTGCTGCCGCTGCTTACGGTATTCGCTGGCTCTTTAGACGGCATTACCACATTAGGTGGTCAACGTTTACCAGAACAACTTCAAGCAAATAG
- a CDS encoding DUF951 domain-containing protein translates to MNKTDEYSLADTVQMKKAHACKSNDWEILRLGADIKLECMGCSRIVMMPRSEFNHKLKKVLTKANDPLNAKKKFYVPKEQIKLPN, encoded by the coding sequence ATGAATAAAACGGATGAATACAGCTTGGCCGATACGGTGCAGATGAAAAAGGCTCACGCCTGCAAAAGCAATGACTGGGAAATTTTGCGCTTGGGCGCAGACATTAAGCTTGAATGCATGGGCTGCAGCCGCATTGTCATGATGCCGCGGTCCGAGTTTAACCATAAATTGAAAAAAGTTTTAACTAAAGCAAACGACCCACTCAATGCCAAAAAGAAATTTTATGTTCCTAAAGAGCAGATAAAGCTGCCTAATTAA
- a CDS encoding ABC transporter ATP-binding protein, with the protein MLNTLRKSIRQYKKLTLLSPVLVTGEVIIEMLIPYLVGILIDNGIMKGNMPYIEKWGLILLILTVFSVAFGMGASYASAHAAAGFAANLRKDMFYHVQDYSFENIDKFSSASLVTRMTTDVNNIQIAYQMSIRIAVRAPMMLIVSVVMSIIISPRLSLIFLVVAPVFAILLGLIIKAAYPYFPKIFKGYDQMNQVVRENIRGIREVKTYVQEKPQIRKFEKASGFIYKLYATAQKIMSLNSLVVTAVLNITNLAICWFGAKEIVGGGLQPGQLISMFSYSNSVLFSLNMLAMIFTQLVVAGASGRRIAAVINEKPTIKDPRKPLKTVNNGEVVFDHVNFKYDPSDKAYALKDINLNIRPGETIGMIGKTGSSKSTLVAMIPRLYDVMSGAVRVAGHNVKSYDLKTLRDNVAMVLQNNVLFSGTIKDNLKWGNENASDEEILVAAKIAHADDFIQEMPDKYDTVVEQGGNNVSGGQKQRITIARALLKNPKILILDDSTSAVDTHTEREIREALAKDLPETTKIIISQRIVSIKDADRIVVMDEGKIQDIGTHEELMKSNDLYSSIAKFQEEQGK; encoded by the coding sequence ATGCTCAATACGCTACGGAAATCAATTCGGCAGTATAAGAAATTAACGCTCTTATCGCCCGTGTTGGTTACCGGTGAAGTTATTATTGAAATGCTGATTCCATATTTAGTTGGGATTTTGATTGACAACGGAATTATGAAAGGGAATATGCCTTATATTGAAAAATGGGGCTTAATTCTTCTTATTTTGACAGTTTTTTCGGTTGCTTTTGGAATGGGTGCAAGTTATGCGTCTGCCCATGCGGCGGCTGGTTTTGCGGCTAACCTGCGCAAAGACATGTTTTATCATGTTCAGGACTATTCGTTTGAAAATATTGATAAATTTTCTAGTGCCAGTTTGGTAACGCGGATGACCACCGATGTCAACAATATCCAGATAGCCTACCAAATGTCGATCCGAATTGCGGTTAGGGCGCCGATGATGCTGATTGTTTCGGTGGTTATGTCGATCATCATTAGCCCGCGGCTGTCTCTGATTTTTTTGGTTGTTGCACCTGTTTTTGCAATTTTGCTCGGCTTGATTATCAAGGCTGCCTACCCGTATTTCCCGAAAATCTTTAAGGGTTATGACCAGATGAACCAAGTGGTCCGGGAAAATATCCGCGGTATTCGTGAGGTCAAGACTTACGTTCAGGAAAAACCACAAATTAGAAAGTTTGAAAAAGCTTCGGGCTTTATTTACAAGCTGTATGCAACAGCGCAGAAAATTATGTCCTTGAACTCGCTGGTTGTCACGGCGGTTTTAAATATTACCAATTTAGCGATTTGCTGGTTTGGGGCTAAAGAAATTGTTGGCGGCGGTTTACAGCCAGGCCAATTAATTTCCATGTTTTCTTATTCTAATTCGGTTTTGTTCAGCCTGAACATGCTGGCAATGATTTTCACACAGCTGGTTGTTGCTGGTGCCAGCGGCAGGAGAATTGCGGCAGTGATCAACGAAAAGCCGACGATTAAGGATCCAAGAAAGCCGCTGAAGACAGTAAACAACGGTGAAGTTGTCTTTGATCATGTCAACTTTAAATACGATCCTTCTGATAAGGCCTATGCCCTAAAGGATATAAATTTGAACATTCGGCCGGGTGAAACAATCGGGATGATTGGGAAAACCGGGTCTTCCAAGTCCACGCTCGTGGCGATGATTCCCCGTCTGTACGACGTGATGTCCGGGGCGGTGCGTGTTGCCGGGCACAATGTGAAGTCTTATGACTTGAAGACGCTGCGTGATAATGTAGCCATGGTTCTGCAGAACAATGTTTTGTTCTCCGGGACAATCAAGGATAACCTTAAGTGGGGGAACGAGAATGCTAGTGACGAGGAAATTCTTGTCGCTGCCAAAATTGCCCATGCCGATGATTTTATCCAAGAGATGCCTGATAAGTATGACACAGTGGTTGAGCAGGGCGGAAACAACGTTTCCGGCGGGCAAAAGCAAAGAATTACGATTGCCCGGGCACTGCTCAAGAATCCTAAGATTTTAATTCTTGATGATTCGACTTCTGCGGTTGATACCCATACTGAGCGCGAAATCCGTGAAGCGTTAGCCAAAGATCTGCCGGAAACGACCAAGATCATCATTTCGCAAAGAATTGTTTCCATTAAAGATGCTGACCGCATTGTTGTGATGGATGAGGGCAAGATTCAGGATATTGGAACTCATGAAGAATTGATGAAGAGCAACGACCTGTACAGTTCGATTGCTAAGTTCCAAGAAGAGCAAGGAAAGTAG
- a CDS encoding LysR family transcriptional regulator, with product MSKIETLADILVECQYCSTITQVAQKLYVSQPYVSQILQSTESKYNVTLVARSKNPIQLTPAGSHMLKHLTRLINEKNLLNDEMSWYAKNRNNITSITFNQPLATLMGAEIFTKLRAEFPNTIFYNNEQTTYVALRSLLEDKTDIFIGSALTNKEIITLPITKNESPLILIPKANSLYSKVSSNIDLNKNLSLFENCNFIGLSGRSYFQDIINQLFTDNNIHINTTIFVPNTIAATLTALHGSEIAITLPFVLPRLQIPQSKYKLIPIPQNLFNASFGISYRRNCNSTIKSIVNTLKNLIIKFYNQKD from the coding sequence ATGTCCAAAATCGAAACTTTAGCTGATATTCTAGTTGAATGTCAATACTGCTCAACCATTACTCAAGTCGCCCAAAAATTATATGTCAGCCAACCGTATGTCAGTCAAATCTTGCAGTCTACTGAAAGTAAATATAATGTAACTTTAGTAGCAAGAAGCAAAAATCCCATTCAGTTAACTCCTGCAGGAAGTCATATGCTTAAGCATCTTACACGATTAATCAACGAAAAAAATTTACTGAACGATGAAATGTCCTGGTATGCCAAGAATCGCAATAACATTACATCGATTACCTTTAATCAGCCATTAGCAACACTGATGGGGGCAGAAATATTCACTAAGCTTAGAGCCGAATTTCCAAATACTATATTTTATAATAATGAGCAGACCACTTATGTGGCTCTTCGTTCACTTTTAGAAGACAAAACAGATATTTTTATTGGGTCAGCTCTTACTAATAAGGAAATAATAACCTTACCAATTACCAAAAATGAGTCGCCATTAATTTTAATTCCTAAAGCAAATTCACTTTATTCCAAGGTTTCATCAAATATTGATCTGAATAAAAATTTAAGTTTATTCGAAAATTGCAATTTTATAGGGCTTTCTGGAAGATCTTATTTTCAAGATATCATCAACCAATTATTTACTGATAACAATATTCATATAAATACAACAATTTTTGTGCCGAATACCATTGCTGCCACTCTTACCGCATTGCACGGTTCAGAAATTGCCATTACTCTGCCTTTTGTTTTACCGCGTTTGCAGATTCCCCAAAGTAAGTACAAATTAATTCCTATTCCGCAAAATTTGTTTAATGCCAGCTTTGGAATTTCATATCGACGAAATTGTAATTCAACAATCAAAAGCATAGTTAACACTCTTAAAAATCTGATTATCAAATTCTATAATCAAAAAGATTAG
- the ychF gene encoding redox-regulated ATPase YchF, with protein sequence MSLTAGIVGLPNVGKSTLFNAITKAGAEMANYPFATIEPNVGMVEVPDKRLTRIQELIPAKKIVHTTFEFTDIAGLVKGASKGEGLGNKFLENIRQTDAIVHVVRAFEDGNITSVTGKVDPEEDINTINLELAIADLDAVNRRINKVKKIAQQNDKEAKAEYAVLQKIKPVLEEGKAARSIKFTDDEQKIVKGLFLLTTKPVIYVANIAEDSMADPASDKFYQIVKQHADSEGAECLGISAATEEEIAGLDGDEKQEFLEAEGVTESGLDKLIRAAYHILGLRTFFTAGGPETRAWTFHKGMKAPQVAGVIHSDFERGFIRAEVVSYADLDKYETMQKVKEAGRLRLEGKDYEVQDGDIIEFRFNV encoded by the coding sequence ATGTCGTTAACTGCTGGAATTGTTGGTCTGCCGAATGTTGGCAAATCAACTTTATTTAATGCGATTACTAAGGCCGGTGCGGAGATGGCCAATTATCCGTTTGCCACAATTGAGCCCAATGTCGGCATGGTGGAAGTGCCGGATAAGCGGCTGACGCGGATTCAGGAATTGATTCCGGCCAAAAAGATTGTCCATACAACATTTGAATTTACCGATATTGCGGGGCTTGTTAAGGGGGCTTCCAAGGGTGAAGGCCTAGGCAACAAGTTCTTGGAAAATATCCGGCAAACTGATGCCATTGTCCATGTTGTCCGTGCCTTTGAAGACGGCAACATCACGTCGGTAACCGGAAAAGTCGATCCCGAAGAGGACATCAATACGATCAATTTGGAGTTGGCGATTGCCGACCTTGATGCAGTTAACCGCCGAATTAATAAGGTGAAGAAAATTGCCCAGCAGAATGATAAGGAAGCAAAAGCCGAATATGCAGTTCTGCAAAAGATCAAGCCGGTGCTGGAAGAGGGCAAGGCTGCACGTTCAATTAAGTTTACCGATGATGAACAAAAGATTGTTAAGGGCCTCTTTTTGCTGACTACTAAACCGGTAATTTATGTTGCCAACATTGCTGAGGACTCAATGGCTGATCCTGCCAGTGACAAGTTTTACCAGATTGTTAAGCAGCACGCCGACAGTGAGGGGGCGGAGTGCTTAGGCATTTCGGCCGCAACTGAGGAAGAAATTGCTGGGCTTGACGGCGATGAAAAACAGGAATTTTTGGAAGCCGAAGGCGTAACCGAGTCCGGCTTGGACAAGTTGATTAGGGCGGCCTACCATATTCTTGGCTTAAGAACCTTCTTTACGGCTGGCGGACCAGAAACGCGGGCCTGGACTTTTCATAAGGGGATGAAGGCGCCGCAGGTTGCCGGGGTAATTCACTCGGACTTCGAGCGCGGCTTTATCCGGGCCGAAGTCGTTTCCTATGCTGACCTTGACAAGTACGAAACGATGCAGAAAGTTAAGGAAGCGGGCCGGCTGCGTCTTGAAGGTAAGGACTATGAGGTTCAAGACGGCGATATTATTGAGTTTAGATTTAACGTTTAG
- a CDS encoding ParA family protein, which produces MVNVISVANQKGGVGKTTTTINLAAAIAERGYHVLIVDIDPQGNATSGLGIEKSEIEQDIYSVLINDVPIKETIFHTSTNRLDLVPATINLSGAETELISMMARETRLKSALDTVSNDYDFIFVDCPPSLGQLSINAFTASDSILIPVQSEYYAMEGLSQLLNTIRLVQKHFNKDLGVEGVLLTMLDSRTNLGAEVVKEVQAYFNKKVYKTIIPRITKLAEAPSYGQSIGEYAPNSRGAKVYDDLAKEVLKNHDKKLKK; this is translated from the coding sequence ATGGTAAATGTAATTTCGGTTGCTAACCAAAAGGGCGGTGTCGGTAAGACAACGACGACCATTAATTTGGCGGCCGCAATTGCTGAGCGTGGCTACCACGTTTTAATTGTCGATATTGATCCCCAGGGGAACGCTACTTCTGGTTTGGGAATTGAAAAGTCGGAAATTGAGCAGGACATATATAGTGTGCTGATTAATGATGTACCGATTAAGGAGACGATTTTTCATACTTCCACTAACAGACTTGATTTAGTCCCGGCGACAATTAACTTGTCTGGTGCGGAGACCGAGCTGATCAGCATGATGGCCAGAGAAACCAGATTAAAGTCCGCTCTTGATACTGTCAGCAATGATTACGATTTTATTTTTGTTGACTGTCCGCCGTCTCTTGGCCAGCTTTCGATTAATGCATTTACCGCTTCGGATTCAATTTTAATTCCGGTGCAAAGTGAATATTACGCAATGGAGGGTCTCAGCCAGCTTTTGAATACCATCCGTTTGGTGCAGAAGCATTTTAACAAGGATTTGGGCGTTGAAGGGGTGCTCTTGACAATGCTTGATTCGCGGACCAACCTAGGCGCAGAAGTGGTTAAGGAAGTGCAGGCTTACTTTAACAAAAAAGTCTATAAGACAATCATTCCGCGGATTACTAAGCTGGCCGAGGCGCCAAGCTACGGCCAGTCAATCGGTGAGTATGCCCCTAATTCACGGGGGGCAAAAGTTTACGATGACTTAGCAAAAGAGGTGCTCAAAAATCATGACAAGAAACTCAAAAAGTAA